The following is a genomic window from Nymphaea colorata isolate Beijing-Zhang1983 chromosome 3, ASM883128v2, whole genome shotgun sequence.
ATCTGAAGGCTGAGTTTTGAGTGGTGGAGAGGAAGCAAAACTGTGTTGATCTTGAAGATATGGGTTAGTGTTGTaacattttctgtttttggtgGCTACGAAACAGTGGGTTTGTGGCGTGTTCTTGTGATATATAGTTGGTGATTTTGTGTTGGGGAGAAGGGAAGGGGAATGTGGGTGGTTTTAGTTTGTTGGGATTTCTCAAAATTGATGCTTGAGGTCATCGGCATTATTTAATTGTACAGAGTGGTGGGGAAcacatagaaagaagaaaatatttggCAAGGGGGGTTATGTGTCAGTTTTGTGCTTGTGAGTGTCTCTTTGCCTCGCATTTTTTAGAGTTTTGAGTCTGTTGGCAATGTTTCCCACGCTGACCATTCGGCCGCAGCCTATGGGCTCTGTTGCAGGTACAGGAAACAAGCTCCAAGCAGCGGCACCGTCGGAGTAGTAAAAAAAACGCAGAAAATAAATAAGGATAGGATCCCTGACCAAGATCATCTTGCTTTCTACCTTTCTCTCACTAGTTTCGGCCCCGTTCGTCAGCGGGATTCCTCTTCACGGCACTCCACCTTTTTAGAGATCCTGGTTCTCCATATTtattttgagatattttctttatttgaatctCTGGATATTTGTCGTCCAGAGATGTAGCTGCTGATTCGAGCTTGCCATTTGAAGAAGGTGCCTTTTTGTCTTTCGTTCTTCCGTTCTCTTAACTCCTCTTCTCGTGTTATATCAAACCTGCCTAAAGAGAAGGAACAGGCGGTGAAGATGAAGTTTATGAAACTTGGTTCAAAGCCAGATTCCTTTCAGAGTGATGGAACCATGAGGTAAGAATTTGTTGGTCTTCCGAGTTTTGCTAAcatcatgttctttattttcataaatatacacacacacacacacacatatatatatatatatatggtgctCGTCTGAGGAAACAGGCCTGAGCAACACGGTTTCTCCAGTTTTTGCTCTACCTTTTTTGAGTTCAGTGAGAATTTCTTGTTATTaacagatctctctctctctctctctctcgcttcttCTCTCTGGGGAAAAAGAGCAtggatacacacacacacccgcTTTTTTTTCCCCAACATGAGTGGGTTTTGTTAATCATAGTGGGAAATATTTCTAGGGGTTTTGTAGCTTAACTGTATACAGCTTGTGTTAGGTGGTAAATGAAGTAAAGATTGTTGGCGGAATTTCTTGTTGGGAAACCCctttgtcttaaaaaaaaaaaaaaaactgttctcTGTTAGATCATGAAATTTCTAGATCCATGCTTTTTGTTACATGGTGGAGCATGAGTAGATCAGGGTTGGTGTATTTCCTGCTGATCCTGGTATCAATTGTCGTGACACGccattataaatttataatatgtatatatctatGGATACATGGCATACCTATGTGCATACGTAGTTCTCATAGCCATCCCTGTTATATTCATGTACTTGTTTTTTTGTCATGGCCACCTTCACTATATTCATACTTTCCTTGTCCTGAAGAGTGCCTAAGGGTGTAGTGGTGCTTTCAATGGGGGCTTATGATGTTGAAGTGAATGTCCTTCTTTAAGCGATAGAGAGTACTGCTGTTTTAATTTGTCTAATCATTCCCTTGCTTTTActttcttatttcctttttgtttgtcttGCTCTGGCAATTAATGTATGTTTCATTGTCACAGTCCTTGATTTGCGGTTGCTGTATTGTCCTCAGAAATATGTCTGGCTTATGCAATGTCTCTAGGTGTTCTACATTTAGTCTTACTTTGTGTGGCCTTGGTCAATTGTTTGTTGAAATTGCTTTcacttgttttggttttttaaatCCCATGTGCATCGTGGAGCAAGTTCAAACTTTCTTCCACTCTGTTCTCCAttgcctttttctctttatggttGTCTGAATAGTGAGCATCAGTGCCTCTGAAACCATTTCTTGTTATGAGTTTTAGATGTTTTGGTTTCACAAAGGTCTAAGCTCTCATTGTTAATGTGGATTTGCTATCTTGAGCTTATAACTAACTACTTCCTTTTATGAACTTTCTTAAAGTTATCAAAGGGGTGCTGGTACTGGCTGCAACTCTAATGATATGTGCTGGCTGCTGTCACAGTGATTTGTTTGCATGAAGGAGATTCTGGATAATATGTTGATTTATCCGTTAGTGCAGGAGACACTTATTGTGTAcaaaagatttttttgtttcttctagaAAAGAAATCATAAATCTGTCTCTTTTTGAGTGTTGTTTGAATGCTGGAGCCATGTATCCTGAGATCAGAGTCATTGACTTTGTCATCTCCTCACCTTGTTGTGCATCATGGTCCAAGGCTCTTTTCTAATATTtgtttcattaaaatttttttgactttttatcCAACTTCAGTAGCTGGTGGGTTGGTAGGAAACAAGTGTATGGCCTTTAGAAAGTGTATTATTGAACTTTGCAGATGGCAGCAAAATTTCTGCAAGTGTTTTGGAGCTATTCCTTTGTTCGGCCACCATTTTGCTTTTGCAAATCATAGTAACTAAAAAGTAGTTTTCACCAGTGTTACATATTTGAATGTTCTGGTCTTTTCATTCATCATACATGTCTGCATTCCTTCATTGCGtcatttttttgatatatatgcttTTGTAGCTAAAACCTTTGAGTTTAATAgacttattttttctgaatctaaaatttttgtaatgtatGTAGAAGAGATTATTAAAACAATCTTCTAAATGCAGGTATGTAGCTACAGAATTGGCAGCTGATTTTGTTGTTAATGTGGGGGACATCAAATTTTATTTGCACAAGGTATTGACTTAAGCTCTTTTGTGCGATATCTAGTCTTTCTATTCCATTGTTTGATGTCTTGATCTGTTAATGACTTAATGTAAGCAATTGGTTGATGACTTGTGGATTCAAGATCTTGAGTATAGCATCATTCTAACCATACTTCTCTCTGTGCGGAACAGTTCTCCTTTGcattactttttcatttcatatttaaatgGACTAGGTGATCCCTCTTTTTGTGCAACAAGCCTTAGCTCTAGTTGCTATACTTTGTGGAAAAATATGTTTAACCCAATATCCAAGTGATGTTGCATCAATGCAATGAAAATTTGTGGACTGTATTGGGTGTGGCTTCATTCTAGCAATATTTCTATCTCTGTAGATATGTTCTTCAACTGTAGCATTTGATATTTACGTGGACTAGGTTAGCTCTAGTATTTTTTTGAAGCCTCTCGACTCTAGTTAGTGTAGTTTATGGAACCTTATCTTTGATCCACTATCAAGTGATGTGCCATTGTTTCAATATCATGAAGCGCATGAAGTTTTGTGATCTATTGTTATTGTGCTCATAGTTGCTTGAGGCTGAAATACTGTATTCTCGGATGTTGCAGTTTCCTCTTCTATCAAAGTGTACACGGTTGCAGAAGCTACTGGGAAGTGGCAATGATGAAACCAATGACGAAGTCCACATTTCTGACATCCCTGGTGGTGCTTCAGCATTTGAGATCTGTGCAAAGTTCTGTTATGGGATGATCGTCACGCTAAATGCCTACAATGTCATTGCTGCAAGGTGTGCTGCTGAGTACCTGGAAATGCATGAAGTTGTTGAGAAAGGCAACCTGATTTACAAGATTGAGGTGTTTCTAAACACAAGTATCTTTAGGAGTTGGAAGGATTCCATTATTGTGCTTCAAACCACAAGGTCTTTCTTCCCGTGGTCTGAAGAACTGAAGGTGGTTGCTCGTTGTGTGGACTGTATTGCATCAAAGGCCTCTGTTGATCCAAGCAAGATTGACTGGTCTTACACATACAACAGGCGGAAGCTCCCATCTGAAAATGGCATTGATCCTCACTGGAATGGAGTTCGACGGCAAATGACAGTCCCAAAAGACTGGTGGGTTGAGGATCTATGTGACCTAGAGATGGACTTCTATAAACGGGTGATTGTAGCTATCAAATCGAAGGGCTTAATCTCTGCTGATTTGATTGGGGAGGCACTTAAAGCTTATGCACTGAAGTGGCTGCCTGCTTTTGGAAGGGATCAGGTGCATGGCTGTGAGGCAGCTAGAAACAGGTCTCTGGTTGAAACTGTGATTTGGTTATTGCCTTCAGAAAGAGGCTGTGTACCTTGTGGGTTCTTGCTTAAGCTCCTGAAGGCAGGGACTCTATTGGAAATAGGTGAAACAGCAAAAAGAGAACTCGTAAAGCAAGTAGGTTTGCACTTGGACGAGGCCACTGCTGTTGACCTCTTGTTGCCAGCACCCGTAGGTGAGAATGGGTTGTATGACGTTGGCATTGTGCAAAACATGGTGGAGGAGTTCTTGTTACAAGAGCAGAGTGGGAGGACTGGCCACCTGGTGGTGGAGGATGAGCTATCGTCCGACGAGAGGACATCTACTTCTGTTTCTTATGCTGCCAAGCTTGCAGTTTCGAAGGTTATTGATTCTTACCTTCTGGAGATTGCCCGTGATCCTGATCTTCCTCTGTCTAGGTTTGTTGACCTTGCTGAGATGGTACCAGGTGCAGCACGTCCTGTTCATGATGGGCTGTACCATGCAATTGACATGTATCTTAAGGTAGGCTACTGGCGAtatatctttattttttgtgtgtgtatgtgtggcATGTCTAGAATTGACTATAAAATGGTTGATTGGATCCTAAAACGTTCATCTAAAAACAGTGTAGCTGATTTTTCCAACAATACATGATGCGACTGCATTAATTTTCTGCTACTGATGAAGAAAGGACTGAGTAAACTGTCTGATTAGGTCTATTAACAGATTTTGAGAAAGACGTCATTGTCATTTAGACTAGGTTTATGGAGTTTGGAGGTGCTGTTATCGCTAACTCTATGCATGTGGACTTGTATTTGCAGGAGCACCCTGGTATATCCAAAAGTGAGAAGAAGAGAATATGCATGTTGATGGACTGCAGGAAACTGTCAATGGATGCTTCCATGCACGCTGCACAGAATGACAGATTGCCATTACGTGTGGTGGTACAGGTCCTTTTCTTTGAGCAGGTGAGATCTGGAGCTGCTGGAGGACTTGGGTCGGTTGATATACCAGGTGCGATACGTACTCTCCTCCCACCAGAGAACGGTGGTTCGCTTGGAAGCTCAAGGACAGCGACTACCAACACAGAGGAGGAGTGGGATAGTGCAGCAGTGACATCAGAGGATCTGAGGTCCATCAAGGGGGAGCTGGCAGCCATGAGGTTTGGAGGGGACAAGAGAGGAGGTGGAGGGGATATGAAGAGCACAGACAAAATGAGCAGCAAAATGAGGGGCATACTCAAATCCAGCAGGATCTTCAGCAAGCTTCTATCAACCAAAGAGAAGGGTGAAAACAGTAGCTCGGATACGTCAGAAAGCCCTGGTTCTGTGAATCCAGGAGACAATAAGTCCACACCATCCAGAAACAGAAGGGTTTCGATCTCGTAGAGACAACGGAAAGACGTTCTCCTAGTTCTAGATAATGGGGAATAGGTGGGGGCTGTAGAGCTTTAGGTCATAGAAGGTGGATGGTTGTGGCAGGATTGTGGCCTtgacctttcttttcttctttacaTATGAAAATATATTGTTGCTCACCAGTATTTGGGTTTGTGGATTATGGCCCAATTTTGGATGTATCATAACAAAAAGGAAATGCCAAGTGTGATGGGATTTATTGCTTTTTTGTTCCATTGTATTTGTTGGTGTTGCCAGATGCCCCAAACTTTGAAGACCattacagaagaaaaaaaaaaccatgaaccGTTGCTAAAACTTCCATAAACTGTCGCTGTATTATAAACCCTTGTGAGCATCGTCGCTGTCGCTGTATTATTAACTGCTGCAAGTACCCTTGTGGACACTTTTTTTTAGCTGTCGCTGTATTATAAGCCATTGTGATAACTGTTTTCTAGCGATCGGTTTTACAGTTTTAGTCATCCACAAGCTGGCGCAATTCTGTTCTCTATGGTAGGTCAAACATAGGGCGTAGGACTACACACAGCAGCCTCTATGCTAGCGAGCGAGCAGGGTTTTGTCACCGTTTGATGGTAGGTCGAAGCTTCTATCTAATCTTTTTTTGAGTGCATGATCCGAAATCCTTCATATCTTTATCCTTCATATCTTTTTGGACTTAGGGGGTTACCATCTCAACAGTGTTTCAACTTGCACAATTAATGGTTTCTTTATTTGCAGCACAAAGCGTTACTgtaaagatttaaaagaaagactGGCTGTGTCTATCAACTGGTTGAGTCAAGTCCTTGGAAAAAACCCAAGTTAATTGGTCCTGCTCATCTCATCTCGATGGACTTTAGAAACTTTAAGGAGAAACCGTGGGCGTGGGTTCAATAGGCGAGCTCaacttggctcgactcattAGAGGCCTTTCCACTTAGAAGAGACCACATGTTCGAGCTGCGACCAAAATTTAGTCTCTCCCCATTCTCACGCCTACTAAACCACGTGGGGCGTGTTTGAGTCCTATAGGCCTTGGTTGAATTCATATTCTGCTAGCTTTCTCttgtccttttcctttgttttttgttgctATTAATAAATCAACACTTGCACTCAACTGTGCATGCGTGcacatgcttgaaatgatgcaTATAGGACTCCAAGAATGAAACGTTCAATTACCCTGAACCCAATCTTTTTATAACCAAAAGAAAGAACGGACTTTTTCCGCTCTCCAATTATTGAAACACCACCATCTTTAAACTACTGAAAGGCGTTAAGATCTTCAATCAGATCAAACATTTGGTGTAAATGATCGTCTTGTTATTTGCGACCAGcataatttaattattttcaggGAAAGCATTAGTTCTTAGAATAAGATGAAAGGGTTGCTGCCTTCTAATATAAAATTTGCTACTGCAGATGATGAGGCCACAAGAGGAGAATCATGACTGTGCTGGCTCTCTCTGAGCATGTGCACCACATAATTTTTCAAGTGATTCCTTCAAGTTGGTTTGCCATTGCAGGCATGTGAAGGTCGGGCCCTTTTTAGGAGGAAAACCCCTTTGTGGGTTTTAAACATGATGGGAATTCTGAACTTAGTTACAGGAGCTTTTTCCCACCATGTACTCTCTCTACTTTGCTCTTTATTGGGAAAAATATTTCTCTAAGTAGtgtttttcttaagaaaaatttttctgattttcggCCTTAGGAAGGACAGTCCCACTGTATAAGTTAAACCCTCTACCACCCAACTCATGAGATTTCTAAACAAGCTAGCCAATCAACCTTTTCAAACAAGTGCATTAGAAATATTTCGACTCACTCAAGTCAATCATTTTGTATCTATTACCATCGTGCTGTGTGCAGAGCAGAGAACTTCGTAAATGAATGCAGATGTTCTTTCTTTAATAAGATGTCGCAAGTGCATTATTTATCAACTCTTTAGTTTGTTCTTTAATGTGTGATGATCTCTTACATGTTCTCCTATTAGGTTTATCGTCCTAGAGATCAAACTCTTCAATTTGTTGGCTGGGGCAATGGGGCCATTAGGTTCTCCTTATTCACATCCATAATATGATGAACTAAGGACACGCGACATGATTTCTCAATCATAATTCAATGAAGAAGACAATCAGCATGACAGGGAATTGACCTTTGTCCCATTTCATATGAAACAAGCTTAGTTTAATGTAGTGGTGGAGCCAtaaaaatttttctaaaagaggAACCGTTCGCATATTTTCATGTGTCAGGGGCACTCATATACATAACATAGCAAATGTTTAAAGgtattcatttgaaaataaaaaaaaccttgaTGGGTTGCTATGGTTAACTGCCGACACCAGCCCATATGCGGCTCGGCTTCTGGTTTAAAGCAAAGTTGTAAATGTTGTTATCCTGTTTGCTCAGTATATGAAAGGATATCGTTCGATATATTAATATATCTGCCTCTAaagctttctttattttaaaaaaaaaatcaatttaaataattttaattttattttttatttttaaagagcACCTTAGCAACACTGGTTCAAAAAATGGATGCTCTTGATTTTGCTGTTCTTCAAAGATAGTACCAGCTGAGTCCACCTAGTGTGTGTCCTTTTCCTAGATGTCTGACTCCATTTATTTCCCTCTGGGGACAAGCATGAGCTCTATAGACTATGGATTCCCTTAACCATTACTACTCTCCCCATGCGTTTGGTGGAGTTGCAGATCAGTCCCACCATTATAAAACTTTCCCTTTAACTTTTGCATATGTCAAGTTCGGCCTAGCACCACCAACTTAATAAATGCACATGAATGATCAACATACCTTAGTTAGTGATTCAAGAGGTGCAGCTTTGATTTGGTCTCCCATTGTCCTTTAACCATCTGTTTGACAACTAGGGTTTAATTTATTGGCCCTTTGGCCTGTGCAAGAAAGCATAGTCTTCCAATAATTAGCCAAATTTTAAGATCTCCACCTCCAAGTTTTCAGGGATCTTGCAAGATTTGGGCCACTCATGCCATTTTAGCAGCAAATTTGTTGGGCAATGTACCCTCCTCTCTTGATGGTTATGGGCAAGGAAAAGgaacaagcttttttttttttatatggtgGCATGTGCCCCCATAAGGCTTGGAATTGTTTCTAAATATGTGGAAGGGAATCTTTAAGCCTTCTACTTTTTTCAAATATACATGCATGTAAGGGGCCTTTCACACTGCATTCTATACATGTGTCTTAAAGATAGGGACAGATACACATAATGCTGCTGAATTTTGCTATCAAATGCGCTTGTGTGGGCCGTTTGACGACAataacagtttgttactgttttatgaaCCTGTCATATCCTTACCGGCTGTTTAGCGGCAGTAAAAGTCTGTTATTGTTTTATAAGTTTGACCCAAAGATTAGGACAGATTGTTATGACTACATGAATCTTCCTCAGACATATCACAGAGCAGTGGCAATATTATCAGCATTGTATCATCAAAAGATAGAAGATTATATAGaacttaaaattaaatattttacttttaaaatttttaaataaaggAAGACAATAAGCTGACATGGCCTCATGCTTATCGGATGAGATGCGGCGCTGATATTGAGTATTGACAGTGACGACATTGGTAAGCGCCGCAAAACTTGTAAGTAGATCAAATGGATAAAGCT
Proteins encoded in this region:
- the LOC116250218 gene encoding BTB/POZ domain-containing protein NPY2-like is translated as MKFMKLGSKPDSFQSDGTMRYVATELAADFVVNVGDIKFYLHKFPLLSKCTRLQKLLGSGNDETNDEVHISDIPGGASAFEICAKFCYGMIVTLNAYNVIAARCAAEYLEMHEVVEKGNLIYKIEVFLNTSIFRSWKDSIIVLQTTRSFFPWSEELKVVARCVDCIASKASVDPSKIDWSYTYNRRKLPSENGIDPHWNGVRRQMTVPKDWWVEDLCDLEMDFYKRVIVAIKSKGLISADLIGEALKAYALKWLPAFGRDQVHGCEAARNRSLVETVIWLLPSERGCVPCGFLLKLLKAGTLLEIGETAKRELVKQVGLHLDEATAVDLLLPAPVGENGLYDVGIVQNMVEEFLLQEQSGRTGHLVVEDELSSDERTSTSVSYAAKLAVSKVIDSYLLEIARDPDLPLSRFVDLAEMVPGAARPVHDGLYHAIDMYLKEHPGISKSEKKRICMLMDCRKLSMDASMHAAQNDRLPLRVVVQVLFFEQVRSGAAGGLGSVDIPGAIRTLLPPENGGSLGSSRTATTNTEEEWDSAAVTSEDLRSIKGELAAMRFGGDKRGGGGDMKSTDKMSSKMRGILKSSRIFSKLLSTKEKGENSSSDTSESPGSVNPGDNKSTPSRNRRVSIS